The following are from one region of the Bacillota bacterium genome:
- a CDS encoding D-alanine--D-alanine ligase, whose product MSKRVAVIMGGRSSEREISLKTGTQVAKALEIKGHEVLMFDLDEHLVTNLQNSKPDVVFIALHGRYGEDGCIQGMLEILGIPYVGSGVLASALAMDKEMSKKIFRLEGIPTPASYCIQKQGYEVLKENSKVNDIVTTLEKKFKYPMVVKPNSQGSTIGLSVVNERGEFLAALESAFEYDSRVLVEEYIKGTEITVGIIGNENPRILPVIEIVPLTGFYDYRTKYTQGLSEHIIPARIGEMATRRAKDLALRAHCAFGCRGMSRVDMIISSEDTPNEIYVLEVNTIPGMTETSLVPDAARAAGIDFPELVDMLVGFTLEDDSRVPDRTT is encoded by the coding sequence TTGAGTAAGAGGGTTGCTGTTATCATGGGCGGGCGTTCGAGCGAGCGGGAAATCTCGCTCAAGACAGGGACACAGGTGGCAAAGGCCCTGGAGATAAAGGGGCATGAGGTGTTAATGTTTGATCTAGACGAACACCTCGTGACGAATCTACAGAATAGCAAACCGGATGTAGTATTTATCGCCCTTCATGGGCGCTACGGTGAGGATGGGTGCATCCAGGGGATGCTCGAGATACTCGGGATCCCGTATGTTGGATCCGGCGTCTTGGCAAGCGCACTAGCTATGGATAAGGAGATGTCCAAGAAGATATTTCGCCTTGAGGGTATACCAACGCCCGCAAGTTATTGTATTCAAAAGCAGGGCTACGAGGTGTTAAAGGAGAATTCAAAGGTTAACGATATTGTGACCACCCTGGAGAAGAAGTTCAAGTATCCCATGGTGGTTAAGCCAAACAGCCAAGGTTCAACCATCGGTTTGAGCGTCGTGAACGAAAGAGGGGAGTTTCTTGCTGCGCTCGAGAGCGCCTTTGAATATGATTCAAGGGTTCTCGTCGAGGAGTATATCAAGGGAACGGAGATAACCGTGGGCATAATTGGGAATGAGAATCCTAGGATCCTGCCTGTGATCGAAATAGTCCCGCTCACGGGCTTCTATGATTACAGGACCAAGTACACCCAGGGATTGAGCGAGCACATTATCCCCGCGAGGATAGGTGAAATGGCAACCAGGAGAGCGAAGGACCTGGCCCTTCGCGCCCACTGTGCTTTTGGCTGCAGGGGGATGTCGCGGGTTGATATGATAATAAGCTCCGAGGATACGCCGAATGAAATATATGTGCTGGAGGTTAATACGATACCAGGCATGACTGAGACGAGCCTGGTGCCTGATGCCGCTCGAGCGGCGGGCATAGACTTCCCCGAGCTTGTCGACATGCTGGTTGGTTTTACACTCGAAGATGATTCGAGGGTTCCCGATAGGACAACCTGA
- a CDS encoding 3D domain-containing protein, with the protein MAPADPAASPVRVTATAYDACPRCTGKGEEHPAFGVTAAGHLARVDHTIAVDPDVIPLGTWVYIEGMGIYRAEDTGSAIKGHRIDIFMSTHEEALKFGIRELNIWQVRPAF; encoded by the coding sequence ATGGCTCCGGCGGATCCAGCGGCAAGCCCGGTCCGCGTTACAGCCACGGCATATGACGCTTGTCCAAGATGCACTGGGAAAGGCGAGGAACACCCCGCCTTTGGAGTAACAGCAGCAGGGCATCTTGCCAGGGTCGATCATACGATTGCGGTTGACCCGGATGTGATACCGCTTGGAACATGGGTATATATAGAGGGAATGGGAATATACCGGGCCGAAGATACAGGATCGGCTATAAAGGGTCACCGGATAGATATCTTTATGTCCACCCATGAGGAAGCATTAAAATTCGGCATCAGGGAGCTAAATATCTGGCAGGTCAGGCCAGCATTCTAG